A genomic window from Shewanella vesiculosa includes:
- the glpD gene encoding glycerol-3-phosphate dehydrogenase, translating into MEADIEMVDVVVIGGGINGVGIAADAVGRGLSVLLCEQNDLASATSSNSSKLIHGGLRYLEHYEFRLVKEALAEREVLLKKAPHLITPLTFRLPHQAHLRPAWMIRLGLFLYDNLASRVTLSGSKKIVFNADSPLKPSFTQGFEYSDAWVDDSRLVVLNALAAKELGAQICTQTRCIRAEREGELWRLSLQNQIDKSVRDVMAKTVVNASGPWVSSLFSNVIKQPSPQKIRLVKGSHIVVPKIHQQPHAYILQNEDQRIVFVIPFEDDFSLIGTTDVDFTGDPKYVQIDQQEIEYLINITNHYFHSTISEQDIVHTFSGVRPLMDDESESAQSVTRDYTFIVDAPKSKAALLSIFGGKITTYRKLAEAAVNRLKPFHPKMGKPWTAQQVLPGGDFSHLTELNRIYQQQYSWLAQKTLSRLLRTYGARTQYVLNDATSADALGIDFGHGLYQTEVDYVIANEWAINSNDVLWRRTKLGLYFSPAQQQHLTDYMMEKRGLIDNQQQAV; encoded by the coding sequence ATGGAAGCCGATATAGAAATGGTCGATGTTGTCGTGATTGGCGGTGGCATTAACGGTGTTGGAATAGCGGCCGATGCAGTGGGACGTGGATTGAGTGTGTTATTGTGCGAGCAAAATGATTTAGCGTCAGCTACGTCATCAAATAGCAGCAAATTAATTCATGGTGGATTACGCTATCTAGAACATTATGAGTTTCGACTAGTAAAAGAAGCGCTTGCCGAACGAGAAGTGTTACTAAAAAAAGCCCCACATTTAATTACCCCATTAACATTTCGATTGCCACATCAAGCCCATTTGCGTCCGGCATGGATGATCCGACTTGGGTTATTTTTATATGATAATCTTGCCTCTCGTGTGACATTAAGTGGCTCTAAAAAAATCGTCTTTAATGCCGACAGTCCTTTAAAACCCAGCTTTACTCAAGGTTTTGAATATTCAGATGCTTGGGTCGATGATTCTCGTTTAGTGGTATTAAATGCGTTAGCGGCAAAAGAGTTAGGTGCGCAAATTTGTACTCAAACGCGTTGTATTCGTGCTGAGCGAGAAGGTGAGTTATGGCGGTTGAGCTTGCAAAATCAAATCGATAAATCAGTGCGTGATGTTATGGCTAAAACCGTTGTTAATGCCTCGGGACCTTGGGTATCAAGCTTATTTAGCAATGTGATAAAACAGCCATCTCCGCAAAAAATTCGTTTGGTCAAAGGCAGTCATATTGTGGTGCCTAAAATACACCAGCAACCTCATGCCTATATTTTACAAAATGAAGATCAGCGTATTGTATTTGTGATCCCGTTTGAGGATGACTTCTCGTTAATTGGTACTACAGATGTTGATTTTACCGGTGATCCTAAATATGTGCAGATAGACCAACAAGAAATAGAGTATCTGATTAACATCACCAACCATTATTTTCACAGCACCATTAGTGAGCAAGATATCGTGCATACTTTTTCTGGTGTGAGACCATTAATGGATGATGAGTCTGAATCGGCGCAATCCGTTACCCGTGACTACACCTTTATTGTCGATGCCCCGAAAAGCAAAGCCGCTCTCCTGTCGATATTTGGCGGGAAAATTACCACTTACCGCAAGCTGGCAGAAGCCGCTGTTAATCGACTTAAGCCATTCCATCCTAAAATGGGCAAACCTTGGACTGCACAGCAAGTGCTGCCTGGTGGTGATTTTAGTCACTTGACGGAGTTAAACCGTATTTATCAGCAACAGTATTCTTGGTTAGCACAGAAAACGTTGAGTCGTTTACTGCGAACTTACGGTGCGAGAACTCAGTACGTATTAAATGATGCCACGTCGGCCGATGCATTGGGTATCGACTTTGGTCATGGACTTTATCAGACTGAAGTGGATTATGTGATCGCAAACGAATGGGCGATTAATAGCAATGATGTACTATGGCGCCGTACTAAGTTGGGGTTATATTTTTCACCTGCGCAACAACAACACTTAACCGACTACATGATGGAAAAACGAGGGCTTATCGATAACCAACAGCAAGCGGTATAA
- a CDS encoding SMP-30/gluconolactonase/LRE family protein, whose translation MTNTPSCIGELIQIIPSQNQLGENALWHPEHRAIYWIDITAGQIHQYNVDTQQHRQYRLPYRVGSFAFLAEQQTYQLIIAFEQGIALYHLDTQELVWLSQPEAAQIGNRFNDGRIDRCGDFWAGTMVEKRHTPNQHGNLYRIDHQGKCHKLVEKILISNGLCWSPDGKLMYHADSERHCIYRYHYCQQSKTLTDKTVFANTEPHVFPDGSTVDAEGFMWNAQWGDHSVVRYSPEGEIVEKLILPAVQPSSVAIGGPNLDWLIVTTSRVELSPQQLADYPLSGNVFIYQLHQVTGLVETQCKLRIDTPQKQAVCAH comes from the coding sequence ATGACTAATACTCCATCTTGTATTGGTGAATTAATTCAGATTATCCCCTCGCAAAATCAACTAGGGGAAAATGCACTGTGGCACCCAGAGCACCGTGCAATTTATTGGATTGATATTACCGCAGGGCAAATTCATCAATACAATGTCGACACCCAACAACACAGGCAATATCGTTTACCCTATCGTGTTGGCAGCTTTGCTTTTTTAGCTGAGCAACAAACATATCAGCTGATTATTGCCTTTGAGCAAGGGATTGCACTCTATCATCTGGATACACAAGAATTAGTTTGGTTAAGTCAGCCAGAAGCTGCACAAATAGGTAACCGTTTTAATGATGGCCGAATCGATCGCTGCGGCGACTTTTGGGCCGGTACTATGGTAGAAAAACGACATACCCCAAATCAACACGGCAATTTGTATCGAATAGATCATCAAGGTAAGTGCCATAAACTCGTTGAAAAAATTTTAATTTCTAACGGATTATGTTGGAGTCCCGATGGCAAGCTCATGTATCACGCAGATTCTGAACGTCATTGCATTTATCGGTATCACTACTGCCAACAGAGTAAAACCTTAACCGATAAAACCGTGTTTGCGAACACTGAACCACATGTTTTTCCTGATGGCTCAACCGTTGATGCTGAAGGCTTTATGTGGAATGCCCAATGGGGCGACCATAGTGTGGTACGTTACAGTCCAGAAGGTGAGATTGTTGAAAAGCTGATATTACCTGCTGTGCAGCCTTCGAGCGTCGCCATTGGTGGTCCCAACTTAGATTGGTTAATTGTGACAACCTCTCGAGTTGAATTGTCGCCACAACAATTAGCAGACTACCCATTATCAGGAAATGTGTTTATTTATCAATTACACCAGGTGACGGGCTTAGTTGAAACACAGTGTAAGCTGCGCATAGACACGCCTCAAAAACAGGCAGTATGTGCGCATTAG
- a CDS encoding 2-dehydro-3-deoxygalactonokinase, with product MFTEHQHFIAVDWGTSHLRAYLCLAEVDQPLTILEQVNNVGVKKIITDFQTTLMDSIAPWAQRFGQLPILMIGQIGSSIGWKETQYLHCPISPTEVITAGTRFNCQGHQVTIFPGLRCQLNNQLHDSMRGEEFHLLGWLAMAPQHLVGRHLVCLPGTHTKWVLIEDGKVILFKTALTGELYDLLSSNSVLIQEKVSDLDFDFDAFIQGADFSLSSATDSFTHGLFSVRSKQLFEGFTTKQAHAYLSGILIGADVRAAKHATEWPLNQLSSIAIIGPTHLSQCFAKALNHCNIKTTLWNVTDATLAGFNLVYLQGVRLAHD from the coding sequence TTGTTTACTGAACATCAACATTTTATTGCTGTCGACTGGGGCACAAGTCATTTACGTGCATACCTATGTTTAGCTGAAGTAGACCAACCCCTGACCATACTTGAGCAAGTTAACAATGTGGGCGTAAAAAAAATCATTACCGATTTTCAAACCACATTGATGGACAGTATTGCCCCTTGGGCTCAACGTTTTGGTCAATTGCCCATTTTAATGATTGGTCAAATAGGCTCAAGCATTGGCTGGAAAGAAACCCAATATTTACACTGCCCTATTTCTCCCACTGAAGTGATCACTGCGGGTACGCGCTTTAATTGCCAAGGGCATCAAGTCACTATATTTCCCGGCCTACGTTGCCAGCTCAATAACCAATTACATGACTCAATGCGCGGTGAAGAATTTCATTTACTCGGCTGGCTCGCGATGGCCCCCCAGCATCTTGTTGGTCGACATTTAGTATGTTTACCTGGCACACATACTAAATGGGTGTTAATAGAAGACGGTAAAGTCATATTATTTAAAACAGCACTAACGGGTGAATTATATGACTTACTGTCATCTAATAGCGTGTTGATTCAAGAAAAAGTTTCCGATCTTGATTTCGATTTTGACGCCTTTATTCAAGGCGCCGATTTTAGTTTATCATCTGCAACCGACAGCTTTACACATGGGTTATTCAGTGTGCGAAGTAAACAGTTATTTGAAGGTTTCACAACGAAGCAAGCTCATGCTTATTTGTCGGGTATATTAATTGGCGCCGATGTTCGTGCAGCAAAACATGCCACTGAATGGCCGTTAAATCAGTTAAGCTCGATAGCAATTATAGGCCCAACACATTTAAGTCAGTGCTTTGCAAAAGCATTAAACCATTGCAATATTAAAACGACATTGTGGAACGTTACCGATGCGACATTAGCTGGATTTAATCTGGTGTATCTGCAAGGGGTTCGATTGGCACATGACTAA
- a CDS encoding SDR family NAD(P)-dependent oxidoreductase: MTGYVTAKAGLIGMTRSLSREFGEAGIRVNAILPGWVATEKQLASWLTEQEEQKWTDAMALKRRITPEDVAKLALFLASDNSELITGQCINIDGGRA; the protein is encoded by the coding sequence ATGACGGGCTATGTCACAGCAAAAGCAGGCCTAATTGGTATGACACGCTCATTGTCACGGGAATTTGGTGAAGCAGGTATTCGAGTCAATGCCATTTTGCCTGGTTGGGTTGCGACTGAAAAACAGTTAGCGAGCTGGTTAACTGAGCAAGAAGAGCAAAAATGGACAGATGCTATGGCATTAAAGCGTCGCATTACCCCAGAAGATGTGGCTAAATTGGCATTGTTTTTAGCGTCTGATAATAGCGAACTCATCACCGGGCAGTGTATTAATATTGACGGTGGGAGAGCATAA
- a CDS encoding SDR family NAD(P)-dependent oxidoreductase has protein sequence MSSIWFRAVDATDSESLQLAIRDVAEHFGRFDVLINNVANDARQDVETISAHDWHKCMQINLDPAFFASQAAYTQMKLQHSGSIINFSSPPYLVHNK, from the coding sequence TTGTCATCAATTTGGTTTCGCGCAGTAGATGCAACCGATTCAGAATCATTACAATTAGCCATTAGAGACGTAGCGGAACATTTTGGCCGTTTTGATGTGCTGATAAACAATGTCGCCAACGATGCACGCCAAGATGTCGAAACCATTTCGGCACACGACTGGCACAAATGCATGCAAATCAACTTAGACCCGGCTTTTTTTGCCTCTCAAGCAGCCTATACCCAAATGAAACTCCAGCATTCGGGTAGCATTATTAACTTTAGCTCACCGCCTTACTTGGTTCACAACAAATGA
- a CDS encoding SDR family NAD(P)-dependent oxidoreductase, whose product MSQSTQYQDLKNKVIFITGGASGIGAAMVEAFSRQQAKVAFILISTIKPQKRLSKNYLNMHCHQFGFAQ is encoded by the coding sequence GTGAGTCAGTCAACTCAGTATCAAGACTTGAAAAACAAAGTCATATTTATCACCGGTGGTGCCAGTGGCATTGGCGCAGCGATGGTTGAAGCATTTTCTCGCCAACAAGCTAAAGTCGCTTTTATATTGATATCGACAATCAAGCCGCAGAAACGCTTAAGCAAAAATTATCTGAATATGCATTGTCATCAATTTGGTTTCGCGCAGTAG
- a CDS encoding FadR/GntR family transcriptional regulator — protein MNTSPRQNLTHQLTHDLGIAIVKGVYPVGEGLPSEADLCIEYDVSRSSTREAVKMLSAKGLISSRPKQGIRVLPESNWNMFDTDVLKWILSSKPSLSLLKEFTQVRVALEPQAAALAAMNASDEQIAAIEKALDRMVEAEQGLDDPLEADIAFHTSILVASGNRFFVQLTEFISTALRVSIRYTNKIKGVPGADVKKHAEIFNAIKARNPQQTRAAVSMILDEALELIESKL, from the coding sequence ATGAACACTTCACCGCGTCAAAATTTAACTCATCAACTTACCCACGATTTAGGTATCGCCATTGTAAAAGGGGTTTACCCTGTAGGTGAGGGTTTGCCGTCTGAAGCTGATTTGTGTATCGAATATGATGTAAGCCGAAGCTCAACTCGCGAAGCAGTCAAAATGCTGTCTGCAAAAGGGCTGATTTCATCGCGTCCTAAGCAAGGTATTCGTGTGTTGCCAGAAAGTAATTGGAACATGTTTGATACTGATGTACTAAAGTGGATTTTAAGCAGTAAGCCGTCATTGTCTTTATTGAAAGAGTTTACTCAGGTAAGAGTGGCATTAGAGCCACAAGCCGCGGCACTAGCCGCAATGAATGCATCTGACGAGCAAATTGCTGCAATTGAAAAAGCGCTTGATCGTATGGTTGAAGCAGAACAAGGTCTAGATGATCCGTTAGAGGCTGATATTGCCTTTCATACCAGTATTTTAGTGGCTAGCGGTAACCGTTTTTTTGTTCAGTTAACCGAATTTATTAGTACGGCATTGCGTGTGAGTATACGTTATACCAACAAGATTAAAGGCGTCCCCGGCGCTGACGTTAAAAAGCATGCTGAGATTTTTAATGCCATTAAAGCTCGTAATCCACAGCAGACTCGCGCAGCAGTGTCGATGATTTTAGACGAAGCATTAGAGCTGATTGAATCCAAGCTTTAA
- a CDS encoding alpha-galactosidase produces the protein MSHQPQFVLLNGQHTSLVVDCSNKTPAILYFGKKLSSKTTYDMMKQLGTRQEAKCSVVVEAPISLSPLMGEGFTGAPGIEVFDNNIAWSIGGKLTSINQVNTNEVVFESIDSVRHLSVKHFLKLDPLSDVLSARTQLTNLGNGSVNVNWCAAPTIPMPLHIDQIMSFEGRWSNEFQRQSFDMFLGSFVRENRKGKTSHDNFPGMVMHNKLTHEQGGECYGFHLGWSGNHKMRAELMAEGRSYAQLGELLMPGELVLAPNESYTSPILYTAYSNQGFSGLSHHFHQYVRQSLITDSVRQKPRPVHYNTWEGIYFNHDVAVLQSLATQAADIGAERFVLDDGWFKGRRGDFAGLGDWTVDREIYPDGLQPLIDHVNGVGMEFGLWFEPEMVSPDSDLYRNHPEWALQTEGNEQLKFRKQLVLDMTNPAVTDYLFNAINDILVEYPKIVYIKWDMNRDLNHAGNLAGKPAVHQQTLAAYALIKRLKQANTHVEIESCSSGGARVDYGVLRYTDRVWTSDSNDALDRLNIQRGCSFFFPAEVMGAHVGPRNCHITGRNINIAMRAAVAFFGHMGIEMDPRELTEDERTQLKQIIALHKQHRQLIHSGKLVRLDTDGDSINFGIVNADQSQALFAYNSVKETQRTNPPKYHFAGLDTDKDYTLSLVWPSAFSFYSQSVLSVANNQIFSGEALMTFGMQLPITFPQTSLIFELNEVK, from the coding sequence ATGTCGCATCAACCACAGTTTGTTTTACTTAACGGTCAGCACACTAGCTTAGTCGTGGACTGCAGCAATAAAACGCCAGCTATTCTGTACTTTGGCAAAAAATTATCATCCAAAACCACATACGACATGATGAAACAACTTGGTACTCGTCAAGAGGCGAAGTGTTCAGTTGTGGTTGAGGCACCAATATCATTATCACCATTAATGGGTGAAGGCTTTACCGGTGCACCAGGAATTGAAGTTTTTGATAATAATATTGCATGGTCTATTGGCGGTAAACTCACGTCAATCAACCAAGTGAATACTAATGAAGTTGTATTTGAATCCATTGATAGCGTGCGTCACCTTAGCGTTAAACATTTTTTAAAACTTGACCCGCTATCAGATGTATTAAGTGCTAGAACTCAATTAACCAACCTGGGCAATGGTTCTGTAAACGTCAATTGGTGTGCCGCGCCCACTATTCCAATGCCATTGCATATCGACCAAATCATGTCGTTTGAGGGTCGTTGGTCGAATGAATTTCAGCGTCAATCCTTTGATATGTTTTTAGGCAGTTTTGTCCGTGAAAACCGTAAAGGAAAAACCTCACATGATAACTTCCCTGGCATGGTAATGCATAACAAGCTTACTCATGAACAAGGAGGTGAATGTTATGGTTTTCATTTAGGTTGGAGCGGTAACCACAAAATGCGCGCAGAACTAATGGCTGAAGGTCGCAGTTATGCACAATTAGGTGAACTATTAATGCCTGGTGAGTTAGTCTTAGCACCTAATGAATCTTATACTAGTCCGATATTATATACCGCTTATTCTAACCAAGGTTTTAGTGGTCTATCTCATCATTTTCATCAATATGTACGCCAATCATTAATCACCGATAGCGTCCGTCAAAAGCCACGCCCAGTACATTACAACACATGGGAAGGTATATATTTTAACCATGACGTAGCCGTATTACAGTCGTTAGCCACTCAAGCTGCTGACATTGGTGCTGAACGATTTGTACTTGATGACGGTTGGTTCAAAGGCCGTCGTGGCGACTTTGCCGGTTTAGGAGACTGGACGGTCGACCGCGAGATCTACCCAGACGGCCTGCAACCGTTAATCGATCACGTTAATGGCGTAGGCATGGAGTTTGGATTATGGTTCGAACCCGAAATGGTTAGCCCAGATAGCGACTTATACCGTAATCATCCAGAATGGGCGCTACAAACCGAAGGCAACGAACAGCTTAAATTTAGAAAGCAATTGGTGTTAGACATGACTAACCCAGCGGTGACGGATTATCTGTTTAATGCTATTAACGATATATTGGTCGAGTATCCCAAAATTGTTTATATAAAGTGGGACATGAACCGTGACTTAAACCATGCGGGTAACCTAGCGGGAAAACCTGCGGTACACCAACAAACACTGGCGGCTTATGCGTTGATTAAACGCTTAAAACAAGCAAACACGCATGTTGAAATAGAAAGCTGCTCGTCTGGTGGTGCGCGTGTGGATTATGGCGTTTTACGTTATACCGACCGCGTGTGGACATCAGACTCAAATGACGCACTAGACAGACTCAACATTCAACGCGGTTGTTCGTTCTTCTTTCCAGCTGAAGTTATGGGCGCTCATGTTGGCCCCCGCAACTGCCATATTACCGGCCGTAATATCAATATCGCCATGCGTGCAGCCGTGGCATTTTTTGGACACATGGGGATTGAAATGGACCCACGTGAATTGACCGAAGATGAAAGAACCCAGTTAAAACAGATCATTGCCCTGCACAAACAGCATCGCCAGCTTATCCACAGTGGTAAATTGGTGCGCTTGGATACCGATGGCGACTCAATTAACTTTGGTATTGTTAACGCCGACCAAAGCCAAGCCTTATTTGCTTATAATAGTGTGAAAGAAACACAACGCACCAATCCCCCAAAATACCACTTTGCAGGACTGGATACAGACAAGGATTACACCCTATCACTTGTGTGGCCTTCGGCGTTTTCGTTTTATTCACAATCAGTATTAAGTGTTGCTAACAATCAAATCTTTAGCGGCGAAGCGTTAATGACTTTTGGCATGCAGTTACCTATTACGTTCCCACAGACATCGTTGATTTTTGAATTAAACGAAGTGAAGTAA
- a CDS encoding beta-galactosidase, which translates to MLGVCYYPEHWPESMWQQDAKEMRQLGLQYVRIGEFAWSRIEARDGEYSFEWLDRAIETLTNEGLQVIMCTPTATPPKWLIDKYPDILPVDIKTGTTRGFGSRRHYDFSSENYFREAMRISQIIAERYGKHPGICGWQTDNEIACHDTTHSGSLVAKLAFQQWCKAYYHNDIDKLNSAWGNVFWSMEYQNFDQIELPILAVTETNPAHQLAYRRFSSDQVVKFHDAMVDIIRAHAPNRFVTHNFIPLVDTQTDNFALAKNLDFVSYDNYPLGRSDMFFKHMSAEQFKPYMRTGHPDFSSYSFDQSRGVSNKNFWVMEQQPGPVNWAHHNPRPEKGMVRLWSWQAFAHGADCVCYFRWRQVPFAQEQMHAGIKRNDNSKAAAWAEVEQMRDELAKVDFSISDPVQAKVAIVTGANCQWVTEIERQGDSYNHQRVEFAYYSALRQLGLAVDFISVDHDLTQYALVVAPCLPIVPQTFVDKCQQANVHLVIGPRSGSKTDELSLVPTLAPGVFQALVPVRVLSTETIRPDCSEVLHFNGAEFESQCWREELELADGVSVVARYHDGSPAVARHQQTSYVATLTCDMFLLAYFTTLAVELGLTVLTLPKDVRVVQRGQYAYLFNYAGYPQMVPSELQGQYVLGSANLAAYDVAIVKLA; encoded by the coding sequence ATGTTAGGAGTTTGCTATTACCCTGAGCATTGGCCTGAATCTATGTGGCAACAAGACGCAAAAGAAATGCGTCAGCTTGGATTACAGTATGTGCGTATAGGTGAGTTTGCGTGGTCTAGAATTGAGGCCCGCGATGGTGAGTATTCTTTTGAATGGCTAGACCGTGCTATTGAGACGCTAACGAATGAAGGGCTGCAAGTTATTATGTGCACGCCAACAGCCACGCCTCCTAAATGGTTAATCGATAAATATCCAGACATTTTACCTGTAGACATTAAAACCGGTACGACTCGTGGATTTGGTTCGCGACGTCATTATGATTTTTCAAGCGAAAACTACTTCCGTGAAGCCATGCGTATTTCCCAGATAATCGCTGAACGTTATGGTAAGCATCCCGGTATCTGTGGTTGGCAAACGGATAACGAAATTGCTTGTCATGATACGACTCACAGCGGTTCGTTAGTGGCTAAGTTGGCATTTCAGCAGTGGTGTAAAGCCTATTATCACAACGATATCGACAAGTTAAATAGCGCATGGGGTAATGTTTTTTGGTCAATGGAATATCAAAATTTTGACCAAATCGAGTTACCTATTCTTGCTGTTACTGAAACGAATCCTGCTCATCAATTGGCTTACCGTCGTTTTAGTTCTGACCAAGTGGTGAAGTTTCATGATGCTATGGTCGATATTATTCGTGCTCATGCGCCCAATCGTTTTGTGACTCACAACTTTATCCCGTTGGTTGATACTCAAACTGATAACTTTGCGCTAGCTAAAAATCTTGATTTTGTGAGTTACGACAATTATCCACTAGGGCGTTCTGATATGTTTTTCAAACATATGTCAGCGGAGCAATTTAAACCTTACATGCGCACAGGGCACCCTGACTTTTCGAGCTATTCGTTTGATCAAAGCCGTGGTGTAAGCAATAAAAACTTTTGGGTAATGGAACAACAACCTGGACCTGTAAACTGGGCACATCATAATCCACGCCCTGAAAAAGGCATGGTAAGACTGTGGTCATGGCAGGCATTTGCTCATGGTGCCGATTGTGTGTGTTATTTCCGTTGGCGCCAAGTGCCATTTGCTCAAGAACAAATGCACGCAGGTATTAAACGTAATGACAACTCAAAAGCTGCAGCCTGGGCTGAAGTTGAGCAAATGCGTGATGAGTTAGCCAAAGTCGACTTTAGTATTAGCGATCCTGTGCAAGCTAAAGTAGCGATTGTGACAGGTGCAAACTGTCAATGGGTGACCGAGATTGAGCGCCAAGGTGACAGTTATAACCATCAACGTGTTGAGTTTGCTTACTACTCTGCATTACGTCAGTTAGGGTTAGCGGTAGATTTTATTTCTGTAGACCACGATTTGACTCAATATGCTTTGGTTGTTGCACCGTGTTTACCTATTGTGCCACAAACTTTTGTTGATAAGTGTCAGCAAGCTAACGTTCATTTGGTTATTGGTCCACGCTCTGGCAGTAAAACGGATGAATTGTCATTAGTACCTACGCTAGCGCCTGGAGTATTTCAAGCACTGGTGCCTGTTCGCGTCTTATCAACAGAAACCATTCGTCCTGATTGCAGTGAAGTGTTGCACTTTAATGGGGCTGAATTTGAAAGCCAGTGTTGGCGTGAAGAGCTTGAACTTGCCGATGGTGTTAGTGTAGTAGCGAGGTATCATGATGGTAGCCCTGCTGTTGCGCGTCATCAACAGACTAGTTATGTGGCCACATTGACTTGCGATATGTTTTTACTCGCATATTTTACAACACTTGCAGTTGAGTTAGGGTTAACTGTACTCACGCTACCTAAAGATGTGCGTGTTGTACAACGTGGACAGTATGCCTATTTGTTTAACTATGCAGGTTACCCGCAAATGGTACCAAGTGAGTTACAAGGGCAATATGTGCTAGGTAGTGCAAATCTTGCTGCTTATGACGTTGCTATTGTCAAACTCGCTTAG
- a CDS encoding DUF2061 domain-containing protein, with protein sequence MKKTFSFAILHFGVAFTITYLLTGSIIIGGTIALLEPAVNTVVFYFHDKVWKKIELKQGQQTAISTEPLKLAR encoded by the coding sequence ATGAAAAAAACTTTCAGTTTTGCCATTTTACACTTCGGTGTCGCATTTACGATTACCTACCTATTAACCGGGAGCATTATTATCGGTGGCACCATAGCCCTGCTTGAGCCTGCCGTTAATACTGTTGTATTTTACTTTCATGACAAGGTATGGAAAAAAATTGAGTTAAAGCAGGGTCAACAAACAGCCATATCCACAGAGCCTCTAAAACTTGCCCGCTAA
- a CDS encoding 1,4-dihydroxy-2-naphthoyl-CoA synthase — protein MTQSHTESVSDIFDPDLWDLVEGFNFEDITYHRAKHQGTVRIAIDRPDCLNSFRPKTVDELFIALDHARQWSDVGCVLLTGNGPSAKGQYSFCAGGDQRIRGKDGYKYEGAEEGKPDVARMGRLHILEVQRLIRFMPKVVIAVVPGWAVGGGHSLHVVCDLTLASKEHAIFKQTDPDVGSFDSGYGSAYLAKMIGQKRAREIFFLGFNYSAEEAFDMGMVNRAIPHAELEIEALVWAKEINSKSPTAMRMLKYGFNMADDGLVGQQLFAGEATRLAYASEEAQEGRDAFLEKRDQDFSRFPWHY, from the coding sequence ATGACTCAATCACACACAGAATCAGTATCCGACATTTTTGATCCAGACTTATGGGATCTTGTCGAAGGATTCAATTTTGAAGACATCACTTATCATCGGGCAAAACACCAAGGTACAGTGCGTATTGCCATTGACAGGCCTGATTGCCTTAATTCATTTCGCCCTAAAACCGTAGACGAACTCTTTATCGCTCTAGATCATGCTAGACAATGGTCTGATGTAGGATGTGTACTATTAACAGGTAATGGGCCATCAGCAAAAGGTCAGTACTCATTTTGCGCAGGCGGTGATCAACGTATTCGTGGTAAAGACGGCTATAAATATGAAGGCGCAGAGGAAGGTAAGCCTGATGTCGCACGCATGGGACGCCTACATATATTAGAAGTACAACGTTTGATTCGTTTTATGCCCAAAGTGGTTATTGCAGTTGTGCCAGGCTGGGCTGTGGGTGGTGGCCATAGTTTACATGTAGTGTGTGACTTAACATTAGCCTCTAAAGAACACGCTATCTTTAAACAAACTGACCCTGATGTGGGCAGTTTTGATTCCGGGTATGGCAGTGCATATTTAGCTAAGATGATTGGCCAAAAACGTGCTCGTGAAATCTTCTTTCTTGGTTTTAATTACTCAGCAGAAGAAGCCTTTGATATGGGCATGGTAAACCGAGCGATTCCCCATGCTGAACTCGAAATAGAAGCATTAGTTTGGGCAAAAGAGATTAACTCTAAATCGCCTACCGCAATGCGTATGCTTAAATATGGCTTTAATATGGCCGACGATGGCTTAGTAGGCCAACAACTGTTTGCCGGTGAAGCCACACGCTTAGCGTATGCAAGTGAAGAAGCTCAAGAAGGCCGTGATGCCTTTTTAGAAAAACGCGACCAAGATTTTTCCCGCTTTCCTTGGCATTACTAA